A region of the Candidatus Omnitrophota bacterium genome:
TCTTGCGGTCGATCATATCGTTCAACAACAAAGCAGTATTGCAAATATACGGGGCGATCTTCCTGCCGAACGCGAGGTACTGGGAATATATAGGCTCAAAGGCGAAACCTTTATGCCGGTAAACCTTCTTGAATATCTCATTCTTTTCCTTCAGATTGTCTTTCAGCTTTTCCCGGAAGATCCCGGGGTTCAAAAGATCGGCCATCCTTATGCCACAGCGATTTATCTTATCCGCATAGCACGGGCCTATGCCCCTGCCGGTAGTGCCGATCCGGTTGGTCCTTTTCGCTTCGCGCAGCTTATCCAGTACTTTGTGATACGGCATGATCAGATGCGCGAGGCTTGAGATCTTTAAACGGTCGTCGATGAATATGCCGGACGCTGCCAGGCCTTCGATCTCTTTTATCAGCGATTCCGGGTCAATGGTGACCCCGTTGCCTATACAACAGACCTTGCCTTTATGCAGGATCCCCGAAGGTATCAAATGAAAGATGTATTCCTTACCGTCGACCACCACGGTATGCCCGGCGTTGCTGCCGCCCTGATAACGCACTACGCAATCCACCTTGGCGGAGAGTATGTCTATTATCTTGCCTTTACCCTCGTCACCCCACTGCGCGCCTACTAAAACTGTATTCATTATAATGATATCCTTTTGTTATTTTTATGCCTGCATCGTGAATATCCTACGGGCGATATCCGGATATTTGGCTATGAACTTCAATTCATCGTCTACCAGAGGCCTCTGGTTATGGACATTGGCGTACCGCGCCAGCTCCAGTATATCAGCGGCTTCTTTGTTATCCTTAAAAACAAGCTCCAGCTTGTCGTAAACGTTCCTGAAACCCTTGATCCCGGAATATTCCCCTACGGTTATCTTGCGCCCGGTCTCGATTATCTCCGGATCGCCGCGGCCCAGCTCTTCATATTCATAAAGCTCGTAGTTACGCCTGTCTTTGAGCGCCCCGTCCGCGTGTATCCCGGATTCATGGGCAAAGGCATTGGAGCCCACGCCGGGCTGATTTATGGGTATGGGTATACCAAAGGCGTATGACGCGTATTTACAGATCTTCCAGGCCACCTTAAGGTTGATCTTCTCATCGAGCATATACTTGTCGCGCATCTGGCTGCCATATTTGATCGCCAGTATCACCGCCACCAGATCGGCGTTGCCGGCGCGCTCGCCCATTCCGTTCACGCAGGTATTTATATACGCGTCCTGGCCGGCGTCATTAGCCGCCATAGCCCCGCAAACTGAATTAGCCACGACCATACCCAGGTCATTATGACAATGCACCTCGATAGGCAGGCAAACCTCTTCAGCCAGCTTCTTGATCCGTTCATAGATGCTGAACGGCGAATCAAACCCCAGGGTATCGCAGTATCTTACCCTGTCGGCTCCGGCTTTCTTGGCGGCTTTTGAAAATTCCACCAGGTATTCGATCCGGGTGCGCGAGGCGTCCTCGGCATTGACCCCGATGGATTCAGCCCCAAGCTTCCTTGCCGTGGCCACCGCGTCTTCCATCTCCTTGATCACCGACGAGTGGTCTAATTTGCCTTTGAACTTGTGCACGATCATCTGGTCGGAAGTCGATATCGAAAGGTTCAAATGCCTGAGCCCGGGGACCAGTTTGAACGCCTGCTTGACATCTTCCGAAGTAGCCCTCAGCCATCCGCTCAGGCGGATATTGGAAAAAACCTTACGCCGGGCCAGCTCCAGGTTGGCGTTAAGATAATTCGTCTCGTGGCGGGTAAGGGGGAACCCGAACTCCGACTGGAAGAAACCCATTTCATCAAGATATAAATTGAGCATGGTCTTCTGCAGTTTGGAAAGGCAGATCCGGGAAGTCTGCACGC
Encoded here:
- a CDS encoding homocitrate synthase; protein product: MTAKPKIYLIDVTNRDGVQTSRICLSKLQKTMLNLYLDEMGFFQSEFGFPLTRHETNYLNANLELARRKVFSNIRLSGWLRATSEDVKQAFKLVPGLRHLNLSISTSDQMIVHKFKGKLDHSSVIKEMEDAVATARKLGAESIGVNAEDASRTRIEYLVEFSKAAKKAGADRVRYCDTLGFDSPFSIYERIKKLAEEVCLPIEVHCHNDLGMVVANSVCGAMAANDAGQDAYINTCVNGMGERAGNADLVAVILAIKYGSQMRDKYMLDEKINLKVAWKICKYASYAFGIPIPINQPGVGSNAFAHESGIHADGALKDRRNYELYEYEELGRGDPEIIETGRKITVGEYSGIKGFRNVYDKLELVFKDNKEAADILELARYANVHNQRPLVDDELKFIAKYPDIARRIFTMQA
- a CDS encoding adenylosuccinate synthase; the protein is MMNTVLVGAQWGDEGKGKIIDILSAKVDCVVRYQGGSNAGHTVVVDGKEYIFHLIPSGILHKGKVCCIGNGVTIDPESLIKEIEGLAASGIFIDDRLKISSLAHLIMPYHKVLDKLREAKRTNRIGTTGRGIGPCYADKINRCGIRMADLLNPGIFREKLKDNLKEKNEIFKKVYRHKGFAFEPIYSQYLAFGRKIAPYICNTALLLNDMIDRKKDVLFEGAQGTFLDIDFGTYPFVTSSSATSGGSCIGTGVAPTRIDKVIGVVKAYTTRVGEGPFPAEFDRRFSDLIRKKGHEFGATTGRPRRCGWFDGVMVREAVMINGITELALTKLDVLDGLKTIKLAVGYKYKGKVFKEFPADFDALSKARPVYKQVPGWVKPSADARRYKDLPANAKSYISLLEDLLKARITMVSVGSGRTQTISCR